A region of Lycium barbarum isolate Lr01 chromosome 3, ASM1917538v2, whole genome shotgun sequence DNA encodes the following proteins:
- the LOC132632239 gene encoding cytochrome P450 89A2-like, with protein sequence MEIWFIIVVTLCITFFLKSLFNPISPNSKSKKLPPGPYSFPVINTLLWAGRSFADLEPLLRNLKAKYGPLITLNIGSRKAIFVASHSLAYQALVQQGSVFSDRPRATILNSNQRNISSSPYGPTWRLFRRNLTSEILHPSRVKSYSKARSWVLGILLQQLRNAQVDSVKLIVHFQYAMFCLLVLMCFGDKVEEADIRKIESIQRRLLLGFRRFNILNFFPRIGKVVFRNRWKELIELRQEQENIFVPLIEARSRAKERKSELEDELVVAYVDTLLNLELPQEKRNLNNEEMVSLCSEFLTAGTDTTSTALQWVMANLVKNPSIQEKLYQEIASVVREKEQNKLTEEEVVKEEDLQKMPYLKAVILEGLRRHPPGHFVLPHTVTEEVELNGYVVPKNATINFMVADMGLDPKVWEDPLEFRPERFLVEGSDKEGFDITGSREIKMMPFGAGRRICPGLALALLHLEYFVANLVWHFQWKAVEGDDVDLSEKLEFTVVMKNPLRARICPRVNSV encoded by the coding sequence ATGGAAATCTGGTTTATCATCGTGGTCACTCTTTGCATCACTTTCTTCCTCAAATCTCTCTTTAATCCCATCTCTCCCAATTCCAAATCCAAGAAACTCCCACCAGGACCCTACAGTTTTCCAGTGATCAACACCTTATTATGGGCAGGAAGGTCTTTCGCCGACTTAGAACCACTGCTCCGTAACCTCAAAGCCAAATATGGTCCTCTCATAACCCTCAATATTGGGTCACGTAAGGCCATATTTGTAGCTAGCCACTCTTTAGCATACCAAGCTTTAGTCCAGCAAGGCTCTGTTTTCTCTGACAGGCCAAGAGCTACAATCCTCAACAGTAATCAGCGTAACATAAGTTCCTCCCCTTATGGCCCCACGTGGCGTCTTTTTCGTCGAAATCTGACGTCAGAAATACTCCATCCTTCGCGTGTCAAGTCATATTCTAAGGCCCGATCATGGGTGTTGGGTATCCTTCTTCAACAGCTTCGTAACGCACAAGTTGATTCTGTGAAGTTAATTGTTCATTTTCAGTATGCTATGTTCTGTCTTCTTGTCTTGATGTGTTTTGGGGACAAGGTTGAGGAAGCTGATATAAGAAAAATTGAAAGTATACAGCGTAGGTTGCTTCTAGGTTTTCGGCGATTCAATATACTCAATTTCTTTCCTAGAATTGGAAAGGTTGTTTTTAGGAATCGCTGGAAGGAACTTATTGAGCTAAGACAAGAGCAAGAGAATATCTTTGTTCCTTTGATTGAAGCTCGAAGCAGGGCCAAAGAACGAAAGAGTGAGTTGGAGGATGAATTAGTGGTGGCTTATGTGGATACGCTGTTGAATTTGGAATTGCCACAGGAAAAAAGGAACCTCAATAATGAAGAAATGGTTAGCCTCTGCAGTGAATTCCTAACCGCAGGAACTGATACGACGTCCACTGCCTTACAGTGGGTTATGGCCAATTTGGTCAAGAATCCTTCCATTCAGGAAAAACTATATCAAGAAATTGCAAGTGTAGTGCGAGAAAAGGAACAAAACAAGTTGACAGAAGAAGAGGTGGTGAAGGAGGAAGATTTGCAGAAGATGCCCTACTTGAAAGCAGTGATATTAGAAGGCCTAAGGAGGCACCCTCCTGGTCACTTTGTGCTGCCACACACGGTGACCGAGGAAGTAGAACTGAACGGCTATGTCGTCCCAAAGAATGCCACCATCAATTTCATGGTTGCTGACATGGGTTTAGACCCAAAGGTATGGGAGGATCCCTTGGAATTTAGGCCAGAGAGGTTCTTAGTGGAAGGATCAGATAAGGAAGGGTTTGATATAACAGGAAGTAGGGAGATCAAGATGATGCCATTCGGCGCAGGGAGGAGAATATGTCCTGGCCTTGCTTTGGCTCTGCTTCACTTAGAATACTTCGTGGCTAATTTGGTTTGGCATTTTCAATGGAAGGCTGTGGAAGGAGATGATGTTGATCTCTCCGAGAAGCTAGAATTCACCGTTGTGATGAAGAATCCATTAAGAGCTCGTATCTGCCCCAGAGTTAACTCTGTTTGA